Genomic segment of Molothrus aeneus isolate 106 chromosome 3, BPBGC_Maene_1.0, whole genome shotgun sequence:
TTATGAAAGTAACTTATAAGTGACCTTCCTGTCCTTACTTCAACCCATGAGActttcatcttattttcttcccaTATTTTTTTGAGGAGAGATAGTGAGAGAGTGTCTGGGTGGGTCTGACAGCCTGACAAGGTTAATCCACCACTATAACTAAAACCAGAATTAAAAACATCCATATACCCAAAACCAGGAGATATTGTGACAAATTCCCTTTTCTTCAAGAGACAGTGTTAGAGTAAAGCTAAGTTAAGGGATGttccctccttcttcctttcctcaacAATGAAtgtgaaaacatttctgttgtAACTGTAGTGCTACACTCACTACACATCAGTTTTTACACTCACAAAGGCTGCAAAGTTATGTGCTATTTGTGGACATCTGAATCACGTTCTACCATGTCTTCATTCTGAATTTAATGATTTATTTCATAGTAGGAAGAGATGAGCTATGGAAGTGGTTTTAAAGGCCTGAAGTtcactttctgctttctttgacTTTgattgtatatatatatatacacatctatataatattatatattttcctatttataggggtgggtttttttataatttttttttgtggcactATCTagccaaggaaacaaaatgcaACAAATTGAAAGATGTGCAAAAAAGGAAAGTCAGACAACATTTACAGTAATTGTAACACATTGTAGAATTTACAGTGTGCCAGTATGTTCAGAGTACTTTTTCCTGGTAACAGACTTCCACTCCTTTTCCCTTGTGTGCCATGGTGTTGCATGGTTGACTTTTCTTAGTTTTAGAACATCTGTGAGTTCTAGGGCTACATTCAGGATCAAAGGTTAGCAATTAACAACCCCTAACTAGGGTTGTTAGGTTTTGCAAGAACCATATGGTAGAGTAGTTCTGGAAAGAGATTAATCACTTCTCTCAGGAGGAAACAAGTAGAGCAAGGACATAGGAGGCTATAGGAGGCTATATGAACTTCTCAGCCCTATCTccccatgggaaaaaaaggatacCTCATAATGATGCAGCATATCTTtacttttcctcatttttaacACATAAAAACATAATGAAATATACAAcaacatattttatattaatttctctttattgtTTTATGTGGGAAATATGTGAGATATGTGGCTGCATAAGGAAACTCTCTATTAGTGCTTCCTCCCCTAGGTATTTTAGGAGTTCCCTGGAGAAGGCATGAATGTTCATCCCTATGTAGCCATCAGACATGAACTAGTTTTCTAATAAAAGTCTTATTGATTAAACAATTAAAGTTCTAGTCCCTTCCTTTCTCAATCCTCTAACCCTATGTCCTCCACATtcacaaaaaatacaaatacaacaAATCTGCAGCATGTTGTCCTTTACACAGACGCAAGGATAGAATTAAAGGgtaattttttctgtcttctgtgtTTCAAATGCTTGGCCTAGGTTCTGAGCAAAAAAGTTTCTCAATATGTACTGATTCACCAAGTATGAGACATATTAAAATCTTCCTTTTGTCAGTGAGCTTTTAATGTGAAGAAGAGAAATATTGTCACTTTGTCACAGAGTGCAAGAGACCATGCCCTCTCCATTCAAAAGAAATTTCTGAGGTTGCAGTTCATTGTTATTGAAGTTCTACCTATTGTGATGTGTGATTATTTAAACAAGACATATATATGTAATTTAATATGgatattattttctctctcttcctctttttttctcagagcAAATTATGACATCGACATCTAAAGGAATTTTCCGGccattttttattatcttcaTTATCCTTGGTTGTTTCATGgcatttatattaatttatatcaAACCAACAAATAGCTGGATTTCTGGTCCTATAGAATCAGCCAGTTCAGTGTTGAAAATGAAGAActtcttttcttccaaaacTGATAATCTCAATGAAACTACTGTCTTGATCTGGGTTTGGCCATTTGGTCAGACGTTCGATCTAACGTCCTGCCAAACGATGTTCAACATCCCCGGGTGCCATCTGACTATTGACCGCTCGCTCTACAACAGATCCCACGCTGTCCTCATTCATCACAGAGACATTAGCTGGGATCTGGCCAATTTACCTCAGCAAGCCAGGCCACCGTTCCAGAAGTGGATTTGGATGAACTTGGAGTCTCCAACTCATACTCCACAAAAGAGTGGCATCGAACACCTTTTTAACCTGACCCTGACTTACCGACGTGACTCAGATATCCAGGTGCCTTATGGCTTCATGATGGTTGGCACCAGTTCCTTCACATTTGAAGTACCAAGTAAGGAAAACTTGGTCTGTTGGGTTGTGAGTAACTGGAACCCTGAGCACGCTCGAGTGAAGTATTACAACGAGCTCAGCAAATACATTGAAATCCACACCTACGGACAAGCCTTCGGAGACTACGTCAATGACAAAAACTTGATTCCAACTATCTCCACGTGCAAATTCTacctttcctttgaaaattcAATCCACAAAGATTACATTACTGAGAAACTCTACAATGCTCTTCTGGCTGGATCAGTACCAGTTGTACTGGGCCCTTCCAGAGAAAATTATGAGAATTACATTCCAGCAGACTCTTTCATACATGTGGAAGATTTTCTCTCCCCCAGAGAGCTAGCAGAATATCTTCTGATGCTTGACAAAAATAATAAGATGTATCTTAGTTATTTCAACTGGAAGAAGGATTTTTCAGTGCATCTTCCTAGGTTCTGGGAATCACATGCATGTCTTGCTTGTGATCACGTGAAAAGACACCAGGAATACAAGTCCATTGGAAATTTAGAAAAATGGTTTTGGAATTAATTTGtggggggtgtgtgtgggtgtgtgtgggtgtgtgtgtgcatttttttGAAGAAGCCAGAAAGGACTTCAGTCCaagtggagaggaaaagaaaagagaaaaaaaggaaggaaaagagaatctCACATCATGGTTTATCAGTTATTCTTTTTTGGCTATCCTATTTATATTTTgtaagaaattttaaaagatcaGCAGAAGCAGTCATCAGTACTCAGTTTCAAATTATAATAGATATACTAATTATGTGCACTGAAGAGTATTTGATTGcttattataaatttaaaacaagattttccacattttctgtGAAACAAGTCCCAGTCTTTCACTTGAAGCagtaatttttaactttttttttatttttaacattatcTTTGTTGTTTAACCTATTTGGAAAATGaggaaacaatttttaaatgtcAGAGAAAATTTTAAGAGCATAATTTGTGGTTCCAGACAGAAATGTGTGTAACAGTTCAAAAGACAGTAAAGTTTCTATGTCCATCTTGCATTTAAGAGCACAGTAGAGTACATTACCTAACATTATGGAAGTGTGAAAAATTGCCCCCTTTTTAAGGGTAATGAACCTACAACTAtagttttttaaatgtattagAATAGTGGATAGTCTTTGTTTCTAAAAAGGTTTCCTAACAAATGGTCCCATTATGTTGCTTTAGGAATATATCTCTTCTTACCCTCTGAAGAAAAGAGAAGTCATATTTAGAGAAAATGACCAATCCTGGTGACCAAAACCCAGATTCATCAAATTTTTGAGTGTATTCAAATGCAGCAAAACCTTGGCCTTCAATATGTCTCAAGTATTTTTAACTTGAACCAGAGCTTTACATAGTGTTACACTGagataaacagattttttaaaaaaggtgttTGATTACATCAGCCTTATGCACTGAATTCAGCTGGTAATAATGGATTTTAGAAGCAGTTTGCTGAGAAATTTTAGAAAGCTCTCTCATATAATTTCTTGAATAATAttgaattttcccccaattctGTAAAGATCTGTTGAATTTTAACTGTAGCTGGACAACTTGATGTTATGACACATACGTGCGGGGAAAAATTACTAAGCAGTCAATTTTCTGAGAGAAATTTGCTGAAATTCAGCAAATAAGCTATGAGGCTATATAAACTTTCAACTTACTAAGCTAATAAATTTGGGGGGTTGAAAATATTGTGTATGAGAggtattaaaaatgaaatcttcaGAGCAACAACTGCTATCAATAGTTGATAATATAAGTAGGTTTTTAAGTATCAAATTTGCTCTAATAGCAAAACCGAAATTTTGATGATTGTCATAATTTTAAGATGTCTGCTTCAAAAATGTATAATTTGATTTTACTACTTTCTATCAGCTAAGACAAATTTCTGATTGCTATATATATTCATATGTACAAGTTTGGTTTAATGACATAAATGTATAGGTATGCTTTAGTATCAAATGAAGGCAAATCAGCTAGGATTTTCAGGTCAGTGCTGCAAATCACACctgctacaggaaaaaaaagaaaaaagttaaactGGAAAGACTTCTGCTTGTGAGATGAATAAGACCCTGATCAAGCAAAGTAGTTAATCGAGTAACTGAGACTAAATTTGCAGACAAAAAAGTTGCTGCAGTAAGGAAATGAGagataaattataaatatttagcaAAAGACAGTGGGACTTATTACAGGCTGGAATAGAAACACAAAAGGCTGTAAGAGTAATTAGTTAAATTTATAGGACTCAAAACCCCATGGAAAAATTATAGAATTacttctgctctgcctgtggtTTCAAAAGCTGTATTCTGATCCAGCTAGCTTTCAATATACTGTGAATCACCTAAACTCACCAGCATTCTAGTATGCAGCAAGATAAGCTTACCTTGAATATTAATGCAATACAAGGAAACTGAGTCTTCTAAAAACAAACTTCTGATGTGCATGTAATATAAGTAGTATCTTATGATTTTGAAGGCAAGTTTCTTTAGCTTATAGTCTGTCCTACAGGACATcataacattttgttttcaggaGGACTGTGAAATTCTCAGTGACTGAACATACCACTGGTTTGGCTCAATAACCTGATTCCCTCAGTGCTGGATTTTGGAAGTCCTTTGCATTGACCTCAGTGAAGGGTGAATGTGTACAACCATTCCTCACTTCAGATTGTGAGAGCTGTTCTATGTGTTAGAAGGCCTTAGGTGGATTCAGACTGGTTCCTTGGCAGCAAGTTCAGCTAAGTCCTTATAGTAATAACAAGcaagaatatataaaatatataaagtgTGAAATATTGGTCAGTGTATACACAGGAAAGTTTTGAAATATACTCTGAATTTTAATCCTGTAAGTAATGTCTTTACTTCTGTAAGCACAAGATCCAGCCAGCATGGCTAATCTTAGGCTGAATTTTAAGAAATGGAAAAGTCTTTTGATGGAACTGGAAGGAGTGAAGAGTGTTGTTCTCTTCACAAGAAGAAAAGCTCCACACAAGGCTTGTATATATTTCATTCAGGAAACATTGCTAAAATTGCTTCAAAGATTAATAAAACAGGAGAGAAATCTAATTCAGAATTGTGCATAAGAATCACTACCAAGTCCTAAAAACGTACATGACCCTAATGCCTCACTGGCATTCTTGAAGAGTAAGTGCTGGAACAAAATTGAGCtaatttttaatgaagattTTAAGGTGATCTGCAAGTATCAGACCTTAAGCAGTTCTGGATTGAAATATCTTTGTTGACAGAAGATGAAGCAATTTTGGGTATGTTCAGCCTATGTAGTAAATGATGTGAAGCAATGGATACAAAACATCTGTGCTCAATGCATGCATGAAGGCTGCCTACCTAGACCTAGACACTTAACTCACCTAAGGCTGCTTCCATTCTGTACCTGATATTCAGCTTTGTGAGGTCTGTGCTTCTTTTGTGATCTACTCTACATGGGCAGCAAGCATAGACACTCAAATAACAAATCACTGTGAAAGAAAATGAGCAAACTTAAGCAACTGTGGAAGGGACTAGACAAAACAGGTATTGTGCTTTGGTACCACTGGCAAAAGAAGATAATTACCTAAAAAAAGTGAACTAGAAGTTGGGAAATCACACCAGTCCTAATTGTTTTTTCAAGAAATTTCTTTCAGACATTcagtttcttttgtttgctaGCCCACAGCAATCTTGAGTTGCACTCGTCCCAAGTTAACTAAGCAGTCCATGAAGACAGAGGGTAATCACCATCCTTTGTTTTACTTTGGATGATTTTAGGCTCTCTGTCATGCACTGAGCTATCAACATTACTGCTTTTCTCAGTGTGGAAAATAAGACCCAACCAGATAAAATATTAACTGCACATGCATTGCTACCCAACTGAATGTGGACAGGTATAAGACAAAACTGGCAGCAGATCCTTCTAAAGCAGTTTTCCTTTGATTTCATAGACAATGTCCACAGCAGATCTTGCTTAG
This window contains:
- the FUT9 gene encoding 4-galactosyl-N-acetylglucosaminide 3-alpha-L-fucosyltransferase 9 isoform X2, producing the protein MKLLYSRMHHRWKILSPQPQCSEQIMTSTSKGIFRPFFIIFIILGCFMAFILIYIKPTNSWISGPIESASSVLKMKNFFSSKTDNLNETTVLIWVWPFGQTFDLTSCQTMFNIPGCHLTIDRSLYNRSHAVLIHHRDISWDLANLPQQARPPFQKWIWMNLESPTHTPQKSGIEHLFNLTLTYRRDSDIQVPYGFMMVGTSSFTFEVPSKENLVCWVVSNWNPEHARVKYYNELSKYIEIHTYGQAFGDYVNDKNLIPTISTCKFYLSFENSIHKDYITEKLYNALLAGSVPVVLGPSRENYENYIPADSFIHVEDFLSPRELAEYLLMLDKNNKMYLSYFNWKKDFSVHLPRFWESHACLACDHVKRHQEYKSIGNLEKWFWN
- the FUT9 gene encoding 4-galactosyl-N-acetylglucosaminide 3-alpha-L-fucosyltransferase 9 isoform X1, which produces MGSESAPRSSPGPAARPCSRARCCSCPAAPRAPGAAPPPRHPQPPPRTEQIMTSTSKGIFRPFFIIFIILGCFMAFILIYIKPTNSWISGPIESASSVLKMKNFFSSKTDNLNETTVLIWVWPFGQTFDLTSCQTMFNIPGCHLTIDRSLYNRSHAVLIHHRDISWDLANLPQQARPPFQKWIWMNLESPTHTPQKSGIEHLFNLTLTYRRDSDIQVPYGFMMVGTSSFTFEVPSKENLVCWVVSNWNPEHARVKYYNELSKYIEIHTYGQAFGDYVNDKNLIPTISTCKFYLSFENSIHKDYITEKLYNALLAGSVPVVLGPSRENYENYIPADSFIHVEDFLSPRELAEYLLMLDKNNKMYLSYFNWKKDFSVHLPRFWESHACLACDHVKRHQEYKSIGNLEKWFWN
- the FUT9 gene encoding 4-galactosyl-N-acetylglucosaminide 3-alpha-L-fucosyltransferase 9 isoform X4, with translation MTSTSKGIFRPFFIIFIILGCFMAFILIYIKPTNSWISGPIESASSVLKMKNFFSSKTDNLNETTVLIWVWPFGQTFDLTSCQTMFNIPGCHLTIDRSLYNRSHAVLIHHRDISWDLANLPQQARPPFQKWIWMNLESPTHTPQKSGIEHLFNLTLTYRRDSDIQVPYGFMMVGTSSFTFEVPSKENLVCWVVSNWNPEHARVKYYNELSKYIEIHTYGQAFGDYVNDKNLIPTISTCKFYLSFENSIHKDYITEKLYNALLAGSVPVVLGPSRENYENYIPADSFIHVEDFLSPRELAEYLLMLDKNNKMYLSYFNWKKDFSVHLPRFWESHACLACDHVKRHQEYKSIGNLEKWFWN
- the FUT9 gene encoding 4-galactosyl-N-acetylglucosaminide 3-alpha-L-fucosyltransferase 9 isoform X3, coding for MIISVPTFRMLYKEEQIMTSTSKGIFRPFFIIFIILGCFMAFILIYIKPTNSWISGPIESASSVLKMKNFFSSKTDNLNETTVLIWVWPFGQTFDLTSCQTMFNIPGCHLTIDRSLYNRSHAVLIHHRDISWDLANLPQQARPPFQKWIWMNLESPTHTPQKSGIEHLFNLTLTYRRDSDIQVPYGFMMVGTSSFTFEVPSKENLVCWVVSNWNPEHARVKYYNELSKYIEIHTYGQAFGDYVNDKNLIPTISTCKFYLSFENSIHKDYITEKLYNALLAGSVPVVLGPSRENYENYIPADSFIHVEDFLSPRELAEYLLMLDKNNKMYLSYFNWKKDFSVHLPRFWESHACLACDHVKRHQEYKSIGNLEKWFWN